A segment of the Streptococcus chenjunshii genome:
TAACAAAACCGCTTAGAACTTTACCCGGACCAACTTCAACAAACGCTTCAACTCCTGCATTTTTCATTGTGGCAACTGAATCATAAAAGCGTACTGGCTCCATCACTTGACGGGCTAAGAGTGCTTTTATATTTTCTGTTTCCATAACTTTGGCCTCTGTGTTGCCAACTAAAGGAATCTGCAAAGGTTTAACAGTTACTTTTTCCAGTTCAGCCGCCAGCTGTTCACTGGCAGATTTCAGAAGAGCTGTATGGAAAGGACCGGAAACCTTAAGCGGAATCAGCCGTTTAACCCCAGCTGCTTTGAAAAGCTCTACAGCATAGTCCACTGCAGCGGTCTCACCGCCGATAACAATCTGCCCCGGAGTATTGTAGTTAGCCGGACTGACAATTCCTTTAACTGACGCCTTTTGGCAGATTTCTTCAATAACAGAGGGCTCTGTATTCATAACAGCCACCATTTTGCCTGTCCCTGCAGGCGCAGCAGTCTCCATAAATTGACCGCGTTTAGCCACTAAATCCACAGCCTCTTCAAAACTCAGTGCCCCTGCAGCAACTAAGGCAGAGTATTCACCTAAAGATAGGCCAGCTACCATATCTGCAGCAAACCCCTTTTCCTGCAGCACTCTGTAAATAGCTACAGAAGTTGTCAGGATGGCTGGTTGAGTATAACGCGTTTGGTTAAGTTTTTCCTCATCATGATTAATCAGTTCGCGAAGATCATATCCCAAAATACGGCTGGCAGTTGAAAAAGTTTCTTTAACGATGGGATACGCTTCATATAAATCAGCTGCCATACCGACTTTCTGTGCCCCTTGACCGGCAAATAAGAATGCTGTTTTTGTCATTTTTTAATTCTCCACATCGGCCCAACGTGCCGCTTCTGCTTTAATGATTTCAGCTGCTCCGTAATACAAATCTTCTAAAATTTCTTTACAGCTTTCTTCCTTGCTGACAAAGCCGGCAATTTGACCAGCCATTACAGAACCATTATCAACATCGCCATCTACAACTGCATTGCGCAGTGCACCCGCACCGAGCTCTTCAATTTCCTGCTCATCTTTGATACCGCGCAGATAGTCTTTTTCAGCGTTGGCATAGGCCGTTGACAGTCTGTTTTTAATTGCCCGCACCGGATGGCCAACTACTTGGGCAGAAATAACAGTATCAATGTCCTTAGCCTTAAGAATCTTGTTTTTGAAGTTTTGATGGGCATTAGATTCTTTAGCTACCGCAAACCGAGTTCCGACCTGAACAGCATCAGCCCCAAGCATAAAGACTGCCGCAGCTCCGCGCCCGTCAGCAACACCGCCGGCACCGATAACCGGGATATCAACAGCAGCAGCCACCTGACGGACTAATGTCATGGTGGTCAATTTTCCGATATGACCGCCGGCTTCCATCCCTTCAGCAATAATGGCATCAGCCCCAAGCTTTTCCATCCGCTTAGCCAATGCAACGCTTGGGACAACCGGAATAACAGTAATTCCTGCTTCATGGAAACGCTCCATATACTTCCCAGGGTTACCGGCTCCTGTTGTCACCACTTTTACCCCTTCTTCTATAACAAGGTCAATAATGTCATCAACAAATGGTGACAAGAGCATAATATTTACACCAAAAGGCTTATCAGTAATTGATTTTACTTTATCAATATTAGCTTTTACGACTTCTTTCGGCGCATTC
Coding sequences within it:
- the fabD gene encoding ACP S-malonyltransferase — its product is MTKTAFLFAGQGAQKVGMAADLYEAYPIVKETFSTASRILGYDLRELINHDEEKLNQTRYTQPAILTTSVAIYRVLQEKGFAADMVAGLSLGEYSALVAAGALSFEEAVDLVAKRGQFMETAAPAGTGKMVAVMNTEPSVIEEICQKASVKGIVSPANYNTPGQIVIGGETAAVDYAVELFKAAGVKRLIPLKVSGPFHTALLKSASEQLAAELEKVTVKPLQIPLVGNTEAKVMETENIKALLARQVMEPVRFYDSVATMKNAGVEAFVEVGPGKVLSGFVKKIDKNVSVAHVEDLESLQALVNEKS
- the fabK gene encoding enoyl-[acyl-carrier-protein] reductase FabK, which gives rise to MKTKITELLNIKYPIFQGGMAWVADGDLAGAVSNAGGLGIIGGGNAPKEVVKANIDKVKSITDKPFGVNIMLLSPFVDDIIDLVIEEGVKVVTTGAGNPGKYMERFHEAGITVIPVVPSVALAKRMEKLGADAIIAEGMEAGGHIGKLTTMTLVRQVAAAVDIPVIGAGGVADGRGAAAVFMLGADAVQVGTRFAVAKESNAHQNFKNKILKAKDIDTVISAQVVGHPVRAIKNRLSTAYANAEKDYLRGIKDEQEIEELGAGALRNAVVDGDVDNGSVMAGQIAGFVSKEESCKEILEDLYYGAAEIIKAEAARWADVEN